Proteins encoded in a region of the Magallana gigas chromosome 8, xbMagGiga1.1, whole genome shotgun sequence genome:
- the LOC136269534 gene encoding XK-related protein 6-like, which produces MNTDNRKFKVILTRRLAQQVDASESEATLTPLPRTANDHTDVQNGDTSIECCTLVHRELCSDDDVDNSFGQRLRNGADHDEAVDTSVGGRINDSERKAVNQFYPFSVIDFLVINVSVVFFCIDFMTDILLAKDYYDDGMMLEFALTSSFVAGSFLVTGILSSIWHAQEKSRRNICLIILAFPFATIERNIKYAFHGCKSKLKGSNEYYHYIEMIYTDRDASLLRMFDAFIESAPQLVLQIYLILREQENLKNCEDVEVHSHILRMLTVLSSWVSVSWSVTAYYRALRVSNAMHKTQQKTVLAATGYFL; this is translated from the exons ATGAACACCGATAACCGGAAATTCAAAGTGATTTTAACAAGACGGTTAGCTCAACAGGTGGATGCCAGTGAAAGCGAAGCTACCCTCACCCCCTTGCCAAGGACAGCAAATGACCACACTGATGTACAGAACGGGGACACCTCCATCGAGTGCTGCACTCTCGTCCATCGGGAATTGTGTTCGGACGATGACGTCGACAACTCGTTCGGCCAACGTCTAAGAAATGGCGCGGATCACGACGAGGCGGTTGATACGTCAGTTGGTGGTCGTATCAACGACTCTGAACGTAAGGCGGTGAACCAGTTTTATCCCTTCTCTGTCATTGATTTCCTTGTCATCAATGTGTCTGTTGTGTTCTTCTGCATCGATTTTATGACGGACATTCTGCTGGCCAAAGATTACTATGACGATGGTATGATGTTAGAATTTGCGTTGACGTCATCATTCGTTGCTGGGTCTTTTCTGGTCACTGGGATACTGAGTTCCATCTGGCATGCTCAAGAGAAAAGCCGTCGAAATATATGTCTGATAATCCTGGCATTTCCATTTGCCACCATCGAGAG aAATATAAAATACGCATTCCATGGCTGCAAAAGTAAGCTAAAGGGAAGCAATGAATACTATCACTACATTGAAATGATCTACACAGACCGAGACGCCAGTCTCCTGCGGATGTTTGACGCATTTATCGAGTCTGCCCCTCAACTAGTCCTACAAATCTATCTCATTCTAAGAGAACAGGAGAATCTCAAGAACTGCGAGGATGTTGAAGTACACAGTC ATATCCTTCGGATGTTGACGGTCCTGTCCTCGTGGGTTTCCGTTTCCTGGTCCGTAACGGCGTACTACCGAGCCCTGCGCGTCAGCAACGCCATGCACAAGACCCAGCAGAAGACCGTACTAGCCGCCACCGGATACTTCTTGTGA
- the LOC105317239 gene encoding XK-related protein 9: MKGESSKQQKIEDEDEVDNMVGYRGNPTIVIIPGSESNLDTVDGAVSFRHTDTYTEDDGRVLLGNAIGSRDEKAIELTEFQDEITDNSQEYPFTALQCIGTPVSLILFVVDVVTDILLAMEYRDHDRILEFALTSSVIIASFLVTGILSTIWYIQDVAGPKSRVKKILFLIAAFPFSIIIRNLVFIKHGWLSRKSRSEEKFKHYQQMMKDGRDVSLLRMFDSFVESAPQLIIQIYIAMHHPSQESLHLEILRSFTIATSLAGLSWSVTSYYRNLRIFSATSGLKANSICGAVGYFLWRVFEIGPRIMAIVMLLSVDSHGLYIIFGSLVHWFIMLTMAFLRHVKVYDEPIQNIMFIVFISFVQIISYMNLSHGKSRRFAIIYYTLFYVENVVMVLLFVLWTDIDKSSWIFIVTVCVASSGSLFCTLFMVMYYKLCHPKVSHKSTDIDVELKVES; the protein is encoded by the exons ATGAAGGGAGAATCGTCAAAGCAACAGAAAATAGAAGATGAAGATGAAGTAGACAATATGGTTGGTTACCGTGGGAACCCTACCATAGTTATCATTCCAGGAAGTGAATCTAATTTGGATACGGTAGACGGCGCTGTCTCTTTTAGACATACTGACACGTATACAGAAGACGATGGACGGGTTTTGTTAGGAAACGCAATAGGAAGCCGAGATGAGAAAGCTATCGAGCTTACAGAATTCCAGGATGAAATCACGGACAACAGCCAAGAGTACCCATTTACCGCTCTGCAATGCATAGGCACACCTGTTTCTCTGATACTTTTCGTCGTTGATGTTGTTACCGATATCTTACTCGCTATGGAATACAGAGACCATGATAGAATCTTAGAATTCGCACTGACGTCATCAGTGATTATTGCGTCATTTCTAGTGACCGGTATTCTGAGTACTATCTGGTATATCCAAGATGTTGCTGGACCTAAAAGTCGAGTGAAGAAAATTCTGTTTTTGATCGCAGCCTTTCCTTTTTCAATCATAATAAG AAATCTGGTATTCATAAAACATGGGTGGTTAAGTCGTAAATCACGTTCAGAAGAAAAGTTCAAGCACTATCAACAGATGATGAAGGACGGCCGAGATGTGAGTCTTCTGAGGATGTTTGACTCCTTCGTTGAATCTGCACCCCAGTTAATCATCCAGATTTATATTGCAATGCACCATCCATCTCAAGAGTCTTTGCATTTAG aaatccTGCGATCCTTCACAATTGCAACATCCCTTGCTGGTCTGTCTTGGTCTGTGACGTCATACTATAGAAACCTAAGAATATTTTCCGCAACTTCCGGTTTAAAGGCCAATTCCATATGTGGAGCTGTTGGGTATTTCTTGTGGCGAGTGTTTGAAATCGGACCAAGAATCATGGCCATTGTAATGCTTCTGTCCGTCGATAGCCACGGTCTCTACATCATTTTTGGATCGTTAGTTCATTGGTTCATCATGTTAACTATGGCGTTCTTAAGGCATGTAAAAGTTTATGACGAACCGATccaaaatattatgttcatcgTGTTCATTAGCTTTGTACAGATCATCTCCTACATGAATCTGAGCCATGGAAAGTCCCGGCGTTTTGCCATTATTTATTACACcctattctacgtagaaaacgTTGTgatggttttactttttgtgttatGGACTGATATCGACAAATCCAGCTGGATCTTCATAGTTACAGTTTGTGTGGCCTCCTCGGGAAGTTTATTTTGCACGCTGTTCATGGTTATGTACTATAAACTTTGTCATCCTAAGGTGTCGCACAAATCAACAGACATTGATGTGGAATTGAAAGTAGAGTCATAG